The following proteins come from a genomic window of Maylandia zebra isolate NMK-2024a linkage group LG22, Mzebra_GT3a, whole genome shotgun sequence:
- the hsf1 gene encoding heat shock factor protein 1 isoform X1, with amino-acid sequence MEYPGGGGAVLSSGNVPAFLTKLWTLVEDPDTDPLICWSPSGTSFHVFDQGRFSKEVLPKFFKHNNMASFIRQLNMYGFRKVVHIEQGGLVKPERDDTEFQHPFFIRGQEHLLENIKRKVTNVSSVRQDDAKISAEEVNKILNDVQLMKGKQETIDSRIVTMKHENEALWREVASLRQKHTQQQKVVNKLIQFLVSLIQSNRLLGVKRKIPLMLNDSGNTHSMPKYSRPFSLEQAAANLFSADTSVTSGPIISDITDMATSGSDELASDWTDQGESQSVDIKEEPSSPEVEVCPVLEEVAAPVDTPFSPTTFINSILEENEPPTPVTSTSSAPTAASPIVVMSPVSTGPLSSASSTQSLTSVTTANTAPSTTAPQKKCQAIACIDRPRPIPSAGGLPPDVWRFLSAQPDKSELLDHVDTIDSGLENLQNILNTQTFSLDTVPFIEFFSSSGSPADFDLDSLDNLLSDEAPKGSEESGTGKQLVQYTPVQTSESDSGADLPALLELETEPFLSSDPHTEDPGITLLNHGNLDSNL; translated from the exons ATGGAATATCCCGGAGGAGGGGGGGCGGTGCTGAGCAGCGGGAACGTCCCGGCCTTCCTGACCAAATTGTGGACCCTGGTGGAGGACCCGGACACCGACCCGCTCATCTGTTGGAGTCCG AGTGGTACCAGTTTCCATGTGTTCGACCAGGGGCGGTTTTCCAAAGAAGTTCTCCCAAAGTTCTTCAAGCACAACAACATGGCCTCTTTTATCCGCCAACTCAACATGT ATGGTTTCCGTAAGGTGGTGCACATTGAGCAGGGTGGTCTGGTGAAACCAGAGAGAGATGACACAGAGTTTCAGCACCCATTCTTCATCAGAGGACAAGAACATCTGCTGGAGAACATCAAACGCAAAGTCACCAAC GTGTCATCAGTGCGTCAGGATGATGCGAAAATCTCAGCAGAGGAAGTGAATAAGATCCTGAACGATGTCCAGTTGATGAAGGGAAAACAAGAAACCATCGACTCCAGGATCGTCACAATGAAACA TGAGAACGAGGCTCTGTGGAGAGAGGTGGCCAGTCTGAGACAGAAACACACTCAGCAGCAGAAAGTTGTCAACAAG ctCATACAGTTCCTGGTGTCTCTCATTCAGTCCAACAGACTGCTAGGAGTCAAGAGGAAGAT TCCTCTGATGCTCAACGACTCTGGCAACACCCACTCAATGCCCAAATATAGCCGTCCCTTCTCATTGGAGCAG gctgCAGCCAATCTCTTCTCAGCTGACACCTCTGTGACTTCAGGACCCATCATTTCTGACATCACAGACATGGCCACATCTGGTTCAGATGAATTGGCTAGTGATTGGACGGACCAAGG AGAGAGCCAATCAGTCGATATCAAAGAGGAGCCGTCCAGTCCAGAGGTGGAGGTGTGTCCTGTTCTGGAGGAAGTGGCTGCACCAGTGGACACGCCCTTCTCCCCCACCACCTTCATTAACTCCATCCTAGAGGAGAATGAGCCACCCACCCCAGTCACCTCCACGAGCAGTGCTCCCACTG CAGCCAGTCCCATTGTGGTGATGAGCCCCGTCTCCACTGGCCCCCTGTCTTCTGCCTCATCCACCCAATCACTCACCTCTGTTACCACAGCAAACACAGCCCCCAGCACAACAGCACCTCAGAAGAAATGTCAAGCCATCGCCTGTATTGACAG ACCACGCCCCATTCCCTCTGCAGGTGGACTCCCACCTGATGTTTGGCGGTTCCTCTCAGCACAACCTGACAA GTCTGAGCTTTTGGATCATGTGGATACTATCGACAGCGGCTTAGAGAACCTGCAgaacatactcaacacacagaCGTTCTCCTTGGATACAGTTCCATTTATTGAG TTTTTCAGTTCATCTGGCTCGCCTGCAGACTTTGACCTCGACAGTTTGGACAAC CTGCTGTCTGATGAAGCTCCTAAGGGAAGTGAAGAAAGCGGAACGG GAAAGCAGCTGGTTCAGTATACACCTGTCCAAACGTCTGAATCTGACAGCGGGGCTGACCTGCCAGCGCTGCTGGAGTTGGAAACTGAGCCATTTCTCAGCTCTGACCCCCACACCGAGGACCCAGGCATCACCTTGTTGAACCATGGCAATCTGGACTCCAACCTCTGA
- the hsf1 gene encoding heat shock factor protein 1 isoform X2, whose translation MEYPGGGGAVLSSGNVPAFLTKLWTLVEDPDTDPLICWSPSGTSFHVFDQGRFSKEVLPKFFKHNNMASFIRQLNMYGFRKVVHIEQGGLVKPERDDTEFQHPFFIRGQEHLLENIKRKVTNVSSVRQDDAKISAEEVNKILNDVQLMKGKQETIDSRIVTMKHENEALWREVASLRQKHTQQQKVVNKLIQFLVSLIQSNRLLGVKRKIPLMLNDSGNTHSMPKYSRPFSLEQAAANLFSADTSVTSGPIISDITDMATSGSDELASDWTDQGESQSVDIKEEPSSPEVEVCPVLEEVAAPVDTPFSPTTFINSILEENEPPTPVTSTSSAPTASPIVVMSPVSTGPLSSASSTQSLTSVTTANTAPSTTAPQKKCQAIACIDRPRPIPSAGGLPPDVWRFLSAQPDKSELLDHVDTIDSGLENLQNILNTQTFSLDTVPFIEFFSSSGSPADFDLDSLDNLLSDEAPKGSEESGTGKQLVQYTPVQTSESDSGADLPALLELETEPFLSSDPHTEDPGITLLNHGNLDSNL comes from the exons ATGGAATATCCCGGAGGAGGGGGGGCGGTGCTGAGCAGCGGGAACGTCCCGGCCTTCCTGACCAAATTGTGGACCCTGGTGGAGGACCCGGACACCGACCCGCTCATCTGTTGGAGTCCG AGTGGTACCAGTTTCCATGTGTTCGACCAGGGGCGGTTTTCCAAAGAAGTTCTCCCAAAGTTCTTCAAGCACAACAACATGGCCTCTTTTATCCGCCAACTCAACATGT ATGGTTTCCGTAAGGTGGTGCACATTGAGCAGGGTGGTCTGGTGAAACCAGAGAGAGATGACACAGAGTTTCAGCACCCATTCTTCATCAGAGGACAAGAACATCTGCTGGAGAACATCAAACGCAAAGTCACCAAC GTGTCATCAGTGCGTCAGGATGATGCGAAAATCTCAGCAGAGGAAGTGAATAAGATCCTGAACGATGTCCAGTTGATGAAGGGAAAACAAGAAACCATCGACTCCAGGATCGTCACAATGAAACA TGAGAACGAGGCTCTGTGGAGAGAGGTGGCCAGTCTGAGACAGAAACACACTCAGCAGCAGAAAGTTGTCAACAAG ctCATACAGTTCCTGGTGTCTCTCATTCAGTCCAACAGACTGCTAGGAGTCAAGAGGAAGAT TCCTCTGATGCTCAACGACTCTGGCAACACCCACTCAATGCCCAAATATAGCCGTCCCTTCTCATTGGAGCAG gctgCAGCCAATCTCTTCTCAGCTGACACCTCTGTGACTTCAGGACCCATCATTTCTGACATCACAGACATGGCCACATCTGGTTCAGATGAATTGGCTAGTGATTGGACGGACCAAGG AGAGAGCCAATCAGTCGATATCAAAGAGGAGCCGTCCAGTCCAGAGGTGGAGGTGTGTCCTGTTCTGGAGGAAGTGGCTGCACCAGTGGACACGCCCTTCTCCCCCACCACCTTCATTAACTCCATCCTAGAGGAGAATGAGCCACCCACCCCAGTCACCTCCACGAGCAGTGCTCCCACTG CCAGTCCCATTGTGGTGATGAGCCCCGTCTCCACTGGCCCCCTGTCTTCTGCCTCATCCACCCAATCACTCACCTCTGTTACCACAGCAAACACAGCCCCCAGCACAACAGCACCTCAGAAGAAATGTCAAGCCATCGCCTGTATTGACAG ACCACGCCCCATTCCCTCTGCAGGTGGACTCCCACCTGATGTTTGGCGGTTCCTCTCAGCACAACCTGACAA GTCTGAGCTTTTGGATCATGTGGATACTATCGACAGCGGCTTAGAGAACCTGCAgaacatactcaacacacagaCGTTCTCCTTGGATACAGTTCCATTTATTGAG TTTTTCAGTTCATCTGGCTCGCCTGCAGACTTTGACCTCGACAGTTTGGACAAC CTGCTGTCTGATGAAGCTCCTAAGGGAAGTGAAGAAAGCGGAACGG GAAAGCAGCTGGTTCAGTATACACCTGTCCAAACGTCTGAATCTGACAGCGGGGCTGACCTGCCAGCGCTGCTGGAGTTGGAAACTGAGCCATTTCTCAGCTCTGACCCCCACACCGAGGACCCAGGCATCACCTTGTTGAACCATGGCAATCTGGACTCCAACCTCTGA
- the hsf1 gene encoding heat shock factor protein 1 isoform X3, producing the protein MEYPGGGGAVLSSGNVPAFLTKLWTLVEDPDTDPLICWSPSGTSFHVFDQGRFSKEVLPKFFKHNNMASFIRQLNMYGFRKVVHIEQGGLVKPERDDTEFQHPFFIRGQEHLLENIKRKVTNVSSVRQDDAKISAEEVNKILNDVQLMKGKQETIDSRIVTMKHENEALWREVASLRQKHTQQQKVVNKLIQFLVSLIQSNRLLGVKRKIPLMLNDSGNTHSMPKYSRPFSLEQAAANLFSADTSVTSGPIISDITDMATSGSDELASDWTDQGESQSVDIKEEPSSPEVEVCPVLEEVAAPVDTPFSPTTFINSILEENEPPTPVTSTSSAPTAASPIVVMSPVSTGPLSSASSTQSLTSVTTANTAPSTTAPQKKCQAIACIDRSELLDHVDTIDSGLENLQNILNTQTFSLDTVPFIEFFSSSGSPADFDLDSLDNLLSDEAPKGSEESGTGKQLVQYTPVQTSESDSGADLPALLELETEPFLSSDPHTEDPGITLLNHGNLDSNL; encoded by the exons ATGGAATATCCCGGAGGAGGGGGGGCGGTGCTGAGCAGCGGGAACGTCCCGGCCTTCCTGACCAAATTGTGGACCCTGGTGGAGGACCCGGACACCGACCCGCTCATCTGTTGGAGTCCG AGTGGTACCAGTTTCCATGTGTTCGACCAGGGGCGGTTTTCCAAAGAAGTTCTCCCAAAGTTCTTCAAGCACAACAACATGGCCTCTTTTATCCGCCAACTCAACATGT ATGGTTTCCGTAAGGTGGTGCACATTGAGCAGGGTGGTCTGGTGAAACCAGAGAGAGATGACACAGAGTTTCAGCACCCATTCTTCATCAGAGGACAAGAACATCTGCTGGAGAACATCAAACGCAAAGTCACCAAC GTGTCATCAGTGCGTCAGGATGATGCGAAAATCTCAGCAGAGGAAGTGAATAAGATCCTGAACGATGTCCAGTTGATGAAGGGAAAACAAGAAACCATCGACTCCAGGATCGTCACAATGAAACA TGAGAACGAGGCTCTGTGGAGAGAGGTGGCCAGTCTGAGACAGAAACACACTCAGCAGCAGAAAGTTGTCAACAAG ctCATACAGTTCCTGGTGTCTCTCATTCAGTCCAACAGACTGCTAGGAGTCAAGAGGAAGAT TCCTCTGATGCTCAACGACTCTGGCAACACCCACTCAATGCCCAAATATAGCCGTCCCTTCTCATTGGAGCAG gctgCAGCCAATCTCTTCTCAGCTGACACCTCTGTGACTTCAGGACCCATCATTTCTGACATCACAGACATGGCCACATCTGGTTCAGATGAATTGGCTAGTGATTGGACGGACCAAGG AGAGAGCCAATCAGTCGATATCAAAGAGGAGCCGTCCAGTCCAGAGGTGGAGGTGTGTCCTGTTCTGGAGGAAGTGGCTGCACCAGTGGACACGCCCTTCTCCCCCACCACCTTCATTAACTCCATCCTAGAGGAGAATGAGCCACCCACCCCAGTCACCTCCACGAGCAGTGCTCCCACTG CAGCCAGTCCCATTGTGGTGATGAGCCCCGTCTCCACTGGCCCCCTGTCTTCTGCCTCATCCACCCAATCACTCACCTCTGTTACCACAGCAAACACAGCCCCCAGCACAACAGCACCTCAGAAGAAATGTCAAGCCATCGCCTGTATTGACAG GTCTGAGCTTTTGGATCATGTGGATACTATCGACAGCGGCTTAGAGAACCTGCAgaacatactcaacacacagaCGTTCTCCTTGGATACAGTTCCATTTATTGAG TTTTTCAGTTCATCTGGCTCGCCTGCAGACTTTGACCTCGACAGTTTGGACAAC CTGCTGTCTGATGAAGCTCCTAAGGGAAGTGAAGAAAGCGGAACGG GAAAGCAGCTGGTTCAGTATACACCTGTCCAAACGTCTGAATCTGACAGCGGGGCTGACCTGCCAGCGCTGCTGGAGTTGGAAACTGAGCCATTTCTCAGCTCTGACCCCCACACCGAGGACCCAGGCATCACCTTGTTGAACCATGGCAATCTGGACTCCAACCTCTGA